From the genome of Streptacidiphilus rugosus AM-16, one region includes:
- a CDS encoding NUDIX domain-containing protein codes for MQQHTPDEHAAFLAGLPRAFSAASALVTDTAGRVLLVRCHNRAHYGPPGGVVEADESPARAAERELQEEVGLVLPAGRLLVVSWITGDGTTPTQMPGSQLVFDMGTVPAGTGVTLQPEEVVEAVWAQPADLLPLMGPLRAERIRAALDARDGGEVRVVTSTRAELNADTERFAAGAASRGERAPAGPGTP; via the coding sequence ATGCAGCAGCACACCCCGGACGAGCACGCCGCGTTCCTGGCCGGCCTGCCCCGCGCCTTCTCCGCCGCGAGTGCCCTGGTGACGGACACGGCCGGGCGGGTCCTGCTGGTGAGATGCCACAACCGGGCCCACTACGGGCCGCCCGGCGGCGTCGTGGAGGCCGACGAGAGCCCGGCACGGGCCGCGGAGCGCGAACTCCAGGAGGAGGTCGGTCTGGTCCTGCCCGCAGGCCGTCTGCTCGTGGTCTCCTGGATCACCGGCGACGGTACGACGCCGACGCAGATGCCCGGCAGCCAACTGGTCTTCGACATGGGCACCGTGCCCGCGGGCACCGGCGTGACCCTGCAGCCGGAGGAGGTCGTCGAGGCGGTGTGGGCGCAGCCGGCGGACCTGCTCCCGCTCATGGGCCCGCTGCGGGCGGAGCGGATCCGCGCCGCGCTCGACGCCCGCGACGGCGGTGAGGTGCGGGTCGTCACGTCGACGAGGGCCGAACTGAACGCGGACACCGAGCGTTTCGCGGCGGGCGCGGCCTCGCGCGGGGAGCGGGCCCCCGCGGGACCCGGAACCCCGTGA